In one Mustela lutreola isolate mMusLut2 chromosome 8, mMusLut2.pri, whole genome shotgun sequence genomic region, the following are encoded:
- the LOC131837861 gene encoding olfactory receptor 2AP1-like: MRNQTSVVEFILLGLTNDAELQAVLFLFLLLTYVLSIMGNLTIIILTLLDYRLQTPMYFFLRNFSVLEISFTSVFVPKMLVNIGTGDKTISFAGCFTQYFFAILLGATEFYVLAAMSYDRYVAICKPLHYTTIMSRRLCIQLVLCSWFSGFLVVIVPHVMTLQLPFCASNVINHYCCDYTVLLHLSCSDTHFIEMIEFISGGITLLFTLVLVILSYMYIIRTILRMPSVQQRKKAFSTCFSHMIVVSLSYGSCIFMYINPSVEDAETFNKGVAVLNTSVAPLLNPFIYTLRNKQVKIAFKDMVSKITVFSR, from the coding sequence ACAAATGATGCTGAACTTCAAGctgtgcttttcctttttctgctgcTAACTTATGTCTTAAGCATCATGGGAAACTTGACCATCATCATTCTGACCCTGCTGGATTATCGACTCCAGACTCCTATGTATTTCTTCCTCCggaatttttctgttttggaaatatCTTTTACCTCTGTCTTTGTCCCCAAAATGCTAGTCAATATTGGAACTGGAGATAAGACTATCTCCTTTGCTGGTTGTTTCACTCAGTACTTTTTTGCCATTCTTCTGGGAGCAACTGAATTTTATGTTTTAGCTGCCATGTCCTATGATCGCTACGTTGCCATTTGTAAACCCCTACATTATACAACCATAATGAGCAGGAGACTCTGCATTCAACTTGTCCTGTGTTCCTGGTTCTCTGGTTTCTTGGTTGTCATTGTGCCACATGTAATGACTCTCCAGCTGCCTTTCTGTGCATCCAACGTCATCAATCATTATTGCTGTGACTATACTGTGCTGTTGCATCTGTCTTGTTCAGACACCCATTTCATAGAAATGATAGAGTTTATCTCTGGTGGAATCACCCTCCTCTTCACCTTGGTATTAGTGATTCTTTCCTACATGTACATAATCAGGACAATTCTGAGAATGCCCTCtgttcaacaaagaaaaaaagctttttctacGTGTTTCTCTCATATGATTGTGGTCTCACTTTCTTATGGAAGTTGTATCTTTATGTACATAAATCCTTCTGTTGAGGATGCAGAAACTTTTAATAAGGGAGTGGCTGTCTTAAATACCTCTGTTGCTCCTCTGTTGAACCCTTTTATCTATACCCTGAGGAACAAGCAAGTGAAAATAGCCTTCAAAGATATGGTCAGCAAGATAACAGTGTTTTCAAGGTGA